In Chitinophagales bacterium, the following proteins share a genomic window:
- a CDS encoding arginine deiminase-related protein, which yields MSIQSSNQILMVRPAAFQYNEQTAESNDYQHKPPKKQKKEILQKAIREFDTMVDLLQSNNITVHVINDTAKPEKPDAIFPNNWITTHPDGKVFLFPMKNENRRIERRSEIVDYLRGNFNVEVVLDWSFYEKDDRALEGTGSMVFDHQRKIIYACHSSRTDEFLIKKFGKVIGYKPILFHAYKKNGAEQYHTNVVMCVGTAFAAICLDCIPDEQEKELIVKSIARGGKELIEISREQQEENFVGNMLELQNEDGALFLMMSKNAFDSLNAQQKENLGKHAQLLHTDLETIEMIGGGSARCMMAELFLREKEE from the coding sequence ATGAGCATACAAAGCAGTAATCAAATACTAATGGTAAGACCGGCAGCATTTCAATACAATGAACAAACAGCTGAAAGCAATGACTATCAGCATAAGCCGCCAAAAAAACAGAAAAAGGAAATTTTGCAAAAAGCCATTCGAGAGTTCGATACCATGGTTGATCTTTTGCAAAGCAATAATATTACTGTGCACGTGATAAATGACACTGCAAAACCCGAAAAACCAGATGCTATTTTTCCAAACAACTGGATTACTACGCATCCCGATGGGAAAGTTTTTCTTTTTCCCATGAAAAATGAAAATCGAAGAATAGAGCGCAGGTCGGAAATTGTAGATTATCTAAGAGGTAATTTCAATGTTGAAGTTGTGTTGGACTGGAGTTTTTACGAAAAAGATGATCGTGCTTTGGAAGGTACAGGCAGTATGGTTTTTGACCATCAGAGAAAAATCATCTATGCCTGTCACTCCTCCCGTACCGATGAGTTTTTAATTAAAAAATTCGGGAAAGTCATCGGCTACAAACCCATTCTTTTTCATGCCTATAAGAAAAATGGCGCGGAGCAATACCATACTAATGTTGTAATGTGTGTAGGCACGGCTTTTGCAGCAATTTGTCTGGACTGTATTCCCGATGAGCAAGAAAAAGAACTGATCGTAAAAAGCATAGCAAGGGGCGGAAAAGAACTGATAGAAATTAGCCGTGAACAACAGGAAGAAAACTTTGTGGGCAATATGCTGGAACTCCAAAATGAAGACGGGGCACTTTTTCTTATGATGAGTAAAAATGCTTTTGACAGCCTAAATGCCCAACAAAAAGAAAACCTTGGAAAACATGCGCAATTGCTGCATACAGATTTGGAAACCATTGAAATGATTGGTGGTGGAAGTGCAAGATGTATGATGGCAGAGCTTTTTTTAAGAGAGAAAGAAGAATAG
- the radA gene encoding DNA repair protein RadA, whose protein sequence is MLKTKTVYICQQCGYQSPKWQGKCTSCNSWNSFVEEVVEKSSSPAREAASTVESTNIEPTPIHDIELLETFRILTDDLELNRVLGGGIVPGSLVLIGGEPGIGKSTLLLQLALSLKKVKVAYVSGEESARQIALRGRRLGMQENDCYIMTDTIVQRIIKSSKKLQPGLLIVDSIQTMQSQALESAPGSVSQIRECTNELQHYAKKEGVPIFLIGHITKDGQIAGPKILEHMVDTVLQFEGDVNYNYRILRTSKNRFGSTAELGIYEMLGSGLRQVSNPSELLITQRDDLLSGIAIAATIEGQRPMMIEVQALVSPAVYGNPQRSSTGFDMRRLNMLLAVLEKRLGFKFGDKDVFLNIAGGIKVEDPAIDLAVLAALLSSFEDEPIPYNYCFAGEVGLSGEVRSVTRIEQRIGEAEKLGFEKVFVSKYSSKAKNTKLKIRVYQIQKIHDLYRSLFNSK, encoded by the coding sequence ATGTTAAAAACCAAAACTGTATATATCTGTCAACAATGTGGCTATCAAAGCCCTAAGTGGCAGGGCAAATGCACAAGCTGTAATTCATGGAACAGTTTTGTAGAAGAGGTAGTAGAAAAAAGCAGTAGTCCTGCTCGTGAAGCCGCAAGTACAGTTGAGTCAACAAATATTGAACCCACACCTATACACGATATTGAACTGCTGGAAACCTTCCGAATTCTCACCGATGATCTGGAGTTGAACAGAGTCTTGGGTGGTGGTATTGTTCCCGGTTCACTGGTATTGATCGGTGGTGAACCAGGCATAGGAAAATCTACCTTGCTGTTGCAACTGGCCCTGTCCTTAAAAAAAGTAAAAGTAGCTTACGTTTCCGGTGAGGAGAGTGCCCGTCAAATAGCATTGCGTGGCAGGCGGCTGGGGATGCAGGAGAATGATTGCTACATCATGACCGATACAATTGTTCAGCGCATTATTAAAAGCTCAAAAAAGCTCCAGCCAGGCTTATTGATCGTTGATTCCATTCAAACTATGCAATCACAAGCATTGGAATCTGCACCGGGAAGCGTGAGCCAAATTCGGGAATGCACAAACGAGCTTCAGCATTACGCCAAAAAGGAAGGTGTGCCAATTTTTTTGATAGGACACATCACCAAAGACGGGCAAATTGCAGGACCGAAAATATTGGAGCATATGGTAGATACGGTGTTGCAATTCGAAGGTGATGTAAATTACAATTATCGCATTTTGCGCACGTCTAAAAATCGCTTTGGTTCCACAGCAGAATTGGGAATTTATGAAATGCTTGGCAGCGGTTTGCGACAAGTGAGTAATCCATCTGAGCTTTTGATTACCCAGCGCGATGATCTTTTGAGCGGAATAGCCATTGCGGCTACTATTGAAGGACAAAGGCCTATGATGATAGAAGTTCAGGCACTGGTTTCACCTGCCGTTTACGGCAATCCACAGCGCTCATCTACCGGCTTTGACATGCGCAGATTGAATATGCTATTGGCTGTATTAGAAAAAAGGCTGGGCTTTAAGTTTGGTGATAAAGACGTTTTTTTAAATATTGCCGGAGGCATAAAAGTTGAAGACCCTGCAATTGACCTGGCAGTACTGGCGGCTTTATTGTCCTCTTTCGAGGATGAGCCAATACCATATAATTATTGCTTTGCAGGTGAAGTAGGTTTGTCAGGTGAAGTGCGTTCGGTTACGCGAATTGAGCAACGAATTGGTGAGGCAGAGAAATTGGGCTTTGAAAAAGTATTTGTGTCTAAATACAGCAGTAAAGCAAAAAACACTAAACTGAAAATAAGGGTTTATCAAATACAGAAGATTCATGATCTTTACCGCAGTCTTTTTAACAGCAAATAA